The genomic window ATTTTCGTCCAGATTCAGCAATTTGGTTTTAATGGAGGATATCAGGGTGTCATAATCACCGCCGGGAAGATCGGTACGTCCGATTGAACCTTGAAAAAGTGTGTCTCCAACAAACAAATGGCCGGTTGTGTAAAGGCAAATGCCTCCTGGGGAGTGCCCCGGGGTGTGGATTACTCCAAAGGTAATCTTGCCAAAAGTAATTGAATCCCCGTCCTTAAGATGAACGTCGGCAGGCGGAGAATTTTCGGCCCCAAGGCCGAACATGGCAGCATGATGGGTCAGGTCCAAGAGCATGGGTTCATCATCAGGATGAACGGCAATCTGAGCAGCTGTTGCGTCCTTCATTCTCTTGTTTGCCCCGACATGATCAAAGTGACCATGGGTATTGATCAAATATTTTACCTTCAGTTCGGCTTTGGCAAGGGCCATGAGGATCCGTTCTGCGTCATCACCCGGATCAATGACAGCGGCCTGTTTTGTGTCTTCACATCCTACAATATAACAGTTGGCCATAATAGGGCCGACTTCGAGTTTATGTATAATCAAAACATCCTCCTTGTTCTTCACATCATTAGGTCTCGTGCTGAGCCCGAATCCGGTCCAGTACGCCATTGATGAACGGCCCTGAATCCCGAGTACCGAATTTTTTCCCGATCTCAACCGCCTCGTTAATGGATACTGATGAGGGGATGTCAGACAGATGAAGCATCTCAAACACAGCAATACGCATGATATTCCTATCCACCGCCGGCATACGGGAAATCTTCCAGTTCTTAGCCCATTGATCCAAAAGAGTGTCGATTTGTTTGCGGTTTTCAAACACACCATCAACAAGCGTTTGAAAAAAAAGACGTGTGGGCCCGCTTAAATCTTCCCCGTGTTGTTCAAGGAAGTCATCCATTTGAGGCCGAAAATCGGTTTTATTCAGATCCAAGGCAAACAGGGCCTGCAAGGCCAGTTCACGGGATTTGCGCCTATCACCCATGTCTTATTCCATAGTCGCGCACAGGTTTGCCATTTCAACAGCGCCCAAGGCCACATCAAAGCCTTTGTTACCGGATTTTGTACCGGCACGTTCAATGGCCTGCTCAATGGTTTCCGTAGTGAGGATACCGAACATCACCGGCACCTTAGCCTCAAGGCTCACAGAGGCGATCCCCTTGGACACTTCGGCACACACATAGTCATAATGGGTGGTGGCTCCACGGATCACGGCACCTAAACAGATAATGGCGTCATATTTGTTCAACGCAGCCATTTTGGCTGCCGCCAAAGGAATCTCAAAAGCACCAGGCACCTTAACAATGGCAATATCCTTATCCTGTGCACCGCTCCGGGTCAGACAATCCAAAGCGCCCGACACAAGCTTATCTACAATAAAATCATTAAATCTTGCAGCAACAATACCAAATTTTTTACCTTTTGCATCTAAATTGGCTTCAATTATCTGAGGCATATTAATTTTCCTTATTTATATGTAGTAGATGACCCATCTTGGCCTGCTTGCACGCCAAATATCCCTGGTTGAAGGGATTCGGCGCCACTTCAATGGGCACCTGTTCCACAACGCTTAAGCCATAACCCTGAAGCCCCACCATCTTTTTAGGATTGTTGGTGAGCAGACGCATTTTGCGAACGCCCAGATCCACCAGCATCTGGGCACCGACACCGTAATCACGCAAGTCGGCGGAAAACCCAAGTTTCTCATTGGCCTGGACTGTATCCAGACCCTGGCGCTGGTATTCATAGGCTTTTAATTTATTCACAAGGCCAATACCCCGACCCTCCTGGCGCAAATATAAAATAACGCCGCAGCCTTCGTCATCCACCATTTTCATGGCCCGCCGCAGCTGGTCCTGGCAGTCGCAACGCAAAGAAGAAAAAATATCACCGGTCATACATTCGGAATGCACCCGCACCAGAATATCCTTTTCCGGATCAATTTCACCCTTCACCAGGGCAATGTGGGTAAGATTATCAATATCATTCTCATAGGCAATGATTCTAAACTCACCGCCTACCCGGGTGGGTATAATGGTTTCAGCCGCCCGTTTTACAAAACTTTCAGTTTTTAAACGGTATTTAACAAGATCTGCTACTGTGCAGATGCCGATGCCGTGCTTTTTGGCAAATGTTTCAAGGGAGGGCATCCGGGCCATGGTACCGTCGTCATCCATGATTTCACAAATAACACCGGCGGGCTTGAGTCCCGCCAAACGTGCAAGGTCCACAGAGCCTTCCGTCTGGCCGATGCGTACCATCACCCCGCCGTCCCGGGCCCGTAAAGGGAAAATATGACCGGGTCTTGCAATGTCCTGGGGACCGGTCTC from uncultured Desulfobacter sp. includes these protein-coding regions:
- a CDS encoding MBL fold metallo-hydrolase — protein: MIIHKLEVGPIMANCYIVGCEDTKQAAVIDPGDDAERILMALAKAELKVKYLINTHGHFDHVGANKRMKDATAAQIAVHPDDEPMLLDLTHHAAMFGLGAENSPPADVHLKDGDSITFGKITFGVIHTPGHSPGGICLYTTGHLFVGDTLFQGSIGRTDLPGGDYDTLISSIKTKLLNLDENTIVYPGHGPESTIGNEKRMNPFLR
- the nusB gene encoding transcription antitermination factor NusB; the protein is MGDRRKSRELALQALFALDLNKTDFRPQMDDFLEQHGEDLSGPTRLFFQTLVDGVFENRKQIDTLLDQWAKNWKISRMPAVDRNIMRIAVFEMLHLSDIPSSVSINEAVEIGKKFGTRDSGPFINGVLDRIRAQHET
- the ribE gene encoding 6,7-dimethyl-8-ribityllumazine synthase: MPQIIEANLDAKGKKFGIVAARFNDFIVDKLVSGALDCLTRSGAQDKDIAIVKVPGAFEIPLAAAKMAALNKYDAIICLGAVIRGATTHYDYVCAEVSKGIASVSLEAKVPVMFGILTTETIEQAIERAGTKSGNKGFDVALGAVEMANLCATME
- a CDS encoding bifunctional 3,4-dihydroxy-2-butanone-4-phosphate synthase/GTP cyclohydrolase II, with protein sequence MPHLTIEQAIEDIKNGKMVILVDDEDRENEGDLTMAAEAVTPEAINFMATYGRGLICLSLDSSIADKLDLPMMVDHNTSQYGTGFTVSIEAKKGVTTGISAADRATTILTAVADETGPQDIARPGHIFPLRARDGGVMVRIGQTEGSVDLARLAGLKPAGVICEIMDDDGTMARMPSLETFAKKHGIGICTVADLVKYRLKTESFVKRAAETIIPTRVGGEFRIIAYENDIDNLTHIALVKGEIDPEKDILVRVHSECMTGDIFSSLRCDCQDQLRRAMKMVDDEGCGVILYLRQEGRGIGLVNKLKAYEYQRQGLDTVQANEKLGFSADLRDYGVGAQMLVDLGVRKMRLLTNNPKKMVGLQGYGLSVVEQVPIEVAPNPFNQGYLACKQAKMGHLLHINKEN